In Mustela erminea isolate mMusErm1 chromosome 15, mMusErm1.Pri, whole genome shotgun sequence, the following proteins share a genomic window:
- the LOC116574007 gene encoding uncharacterized protein LOC116574007 — MSLNGCLLSPGSEGKVTRAKRYSSWVLTRCFLPWTAPQAGTRTLHRAQSQPRSRRPLQATPPTRGGPERPEARPFKGPASPLSAGLRPHSPELRRAAARLPQSLQPPCPALCHQEMRLSSQCPEYGTRGEEEMGRAAELLGFVVVFGQFECILQGEGRWGEAGEMEAPLVKSNRAERAAIPRDSCRVPVPVPVAGGLALLTFQD, encoded by the coding sequence ATGAGCCTCAACGGATGTCTGCTTAGTCCTGGTTCCGAGGGAAAGGTCACCAGAGCAAAAAGATACTCCTCCTGGGTTCTGACCCGCTGTTTCCTTCCCTGGACCGCTCCCCAGGCGGGCACGCGGACACTTCACCGCGCGCAGTCCCAGCCGCGCAGCCGGCGCCCCCTCCAGGCGACACCGCCCACCCGCGGTGGCCCCgagaggccagaggccaggccCTTCAAGGGTCCTGCGAGCCCGCTGAGTGCTGGGCTTCGCCCTCACTCCCCCGAGCTAAGGCGAGCCGCCGCCCGGCTCCCCCAGTCGCTGCAACCGCCATGCCCGGCGCTGTGTCATCAGGAAATGCGGCTCTCGTCACAGTGCCCAGAATACGGGACTcggggggaggaggagatgggtCGTGCCGCTGAGTTGCTGGGGTTTGTTGTTGTATTCGGGCAGTTCGAGTGCATTCTGCAAGGAGAAGGCAGAtggggagaggctggagagaTGGAGGCGCCTCTGGTTAAAAGCAACCGCGCGGAGCGTGCGGCGATCCCCCGGGACTCCTGCCgcgtccccgtccccgtccccgtcgCCGGCGGCCTCGCGCTCCTGACCTTCCAAGACTAG
- the TPT1 gene encoding translationally-controlled tumor protein yields the protein MIIYRDLISHDEMFSDIYKIREIADGLCLEVEGKMVSRTEGNIDDSLIGGNASAEGPEGEGTESTVITGVDIVMNHHLQETSFTKEAYKKYIKDYMKSIKGKLEEQRPERVKPFMTGAAEQIKHILANFKNYQFFIGENMNPDGMVALLDYREDGVTPYMIFFKDGLEMEKC from the exons ATGATCATCTACCGGGACCTCATCAGCC ATGATGAGATGTTCTCCGACATCTACAAGATCCGGGAGATCGCGGACGGGCTGTGTctggaggtggaggggaag ATGGTCAGTAGGACAGAGGGTAACATTGATGATTCGCTCATTGGTGGAAATGCCTCCGCTGAAGGCCCGGAGGGCGAAGGTACCGAAAGCACAGTCATCACTGGTGTTGATATTGTCATGAACCATCACTTGCAGGAAACCAGCTTCACAAAAGAAGCCTACAAGAAGTACATCAAAGATTATATGAAATC cATCAAAGGCAAACTTGAAGAACAGAGGCCAGAAAGAGTAAAGCCTTTTATGACAGGGGCTGCAGAACAAATCAAGCACATCCTTGCTAATTTCAAAAACTACCAG TTCTTTATTGGTGAAAACATGAATCCAGATGGCATGGTTGCTCTGCTGGACTACCGTGAGGATGGTGTGACCCcatatatgattttctttaaggatggtttagagatggagaaatgt TAA